The genomic window TGGCGCAGTGGTGGCGTAACTTTCGCGGCGAGCCCTCAGGACCACAGCCAGAAAGTTAACCGCAAAATGTACCGCGCAGCGATGCGCTCCATCCTGTCTGAGCTCGTTCGTCAAGAGCGTCTAGTGGCAGTGGAAGAGTTTCTCGTTGATGCGCCCAAGACCAAGCAGGTCGCTGCCAAGCTGAAAGAGCTGGATCTGGAAAAGGTCCTGATCGTCACTGAAGAAGTTGATGAGAAGCTCTATCTGGCCGCACGTAACCTTCCGCATGTGGATGTGGTGGATGTTGCTGCCGCTGACCCGGTGAGCCTGGTCGCCTTTGACAAGGTGTTGGTCACCGTCTCCGCCCTGCGTAAATTCGAGGAGAAGCTGGCATGAACCAGGAACGCGTATTCAAGGTTCTGCTCGGGCCGCACGTGACCGAAAAGGCCGCGATGGCAGCTGAGCGCAATCAGTACGTTTTCAAGGTGGCGAGCGACGCTACCAAGCCTGAGATCAAAAAAGCGGTTGAAGCACTGTTCGACAAGAAAGTCGCCAGTGTTCAGACGCTGAACGTCAAAGGCAAGACGAAGCGTACCGCAAATGGTGTTGGCATGCGCAAAGGGTATCGCAAAGCGTATGTCACCCTGGCCGCGGGCGAAACGCTCGAAGACTTCTCTGGCGCCGAATAAGGGCAGGAGTACGGATAATGGCAATCGTCAAGACCAAACCCACATCCGCCGGTCGTCGCCACGTCGTTAAGATTGTTGGCGAGACGCTTTACAAGGGCCGTGCCTATGCACCGCTTCTGGAAAAGCAGTCCAAGTCCGGTGGGCGTAACAACTACGGCCGCATCACTACCCGCCACGTGGGCGGTGGTCACCGTCAGCACTATCGGCTGATCGATTTCAAACGCACCAAGGATGGCATTCCGGCCACCGTTGAGCGTCTGGAACATGATCCCAACCGCAGTGCACATATTGCGCTGCTGAAGTATGCCGATGGTGAGCGTCGTTACATCATTGCACCGAAAGGTGTCAGCGCGGGTGACGTGCTGGAATCTGGTGTTAACGCGCCGATCAGGAAAGGCAATGCGTTGCCGCTGCGCAACATCCCGTTGGGTTCTACCGTTCACGGTATCGAGCTCAAGCCGGGTAAAGGTGCGCAGATTGCTCGCAGCGCCGGTACTAGCGCACAGCTGGTTGCGCGTGAAGGCAATTACGCCACCTTGCGCCTTCGCTCCGGCGAAATGCGTAAAGTGTTGGCAGAGTGCCGCGCGACCCTGGGTGAAGTAAGTAACTCTGAGCACAGCCTGCGTCAACTTGGCAAGGCCGGTGCGAAGCGCTGGAGAGGCGTACGTCCCACCGTTCGCGGTGTTGCGATGAACCCGGTAGACCACCCGCATGGTGGTGGTGAAGGCCGCACCAGTGGTGGCCGTCATCCGGTCACGCCATGGGGTGTCCCGACCAAGGGTCATAAGACGCGTAAGAACAAGCGCACCGACAAACTGATCATCCGTCGCCGTAAGGCTCGGTGATTGAACTTGCCAAGAAATTAAGAGGTAACGGCTGTGCCACGTTCACTAAAGAAAGGTCCCTTTATTGACCTTCATCTTTTGAAGAAGGTCGAGGTTGCAGTGGAAAAGAACGACCGTAAACCGATCAAGACCTGGTCGCGTCGTTCGATGATCCTACCGAACATGGTAGGTCTGACCATTGCAGTACATAACGGTCGCCAACACGTCCCGGTGCATGTCTCCGAGGAAATGGTTGGTCACAAGCTAGGCGAATTCGCTGCCACCCGCACTTACCGTGGGCACGTAGCGGACAAGAAAGCCAAACGGTAAGCCAGAGAGGATTGAGAGATGGAAGTCACAGCTAAGTTGCGTGGCGCTCGTTTATCCGCCCAGAAGGCCCGTTTGGTGGCTGACCAGGTGCGCGGTAAACCGGTCGCCGAGGCACTCGACCTGCTGACCTTCTCACCGAAGAAGGCTGCCAAATTGGTCAAGAAAGTGCTGCAGTCCGCCATTGCAAACGCGGAAGAAAATAACGGCATGGATATCGACGAGCTGCGTGTATCGACCATCTGCGTCGATGAGGGCATGACGCTCAAGCGTATCAAGCCGCGTGCCAAAGGGCGTGCGGATCGTATCTTGAAGCGCACCTGTCACATCACCGTCAAGGTAGCCGAGAAGTAGGAGTCGACCAGATGGGTCAGAAAGTCAATCCAACAGGCATTCGACTGGGCATCGTCAAAGACCATGCTTCTGTCTGGTATGCCGAGCGCGGCGCTTACGCCGATAAGCTCAATAACGATCTCGCAGTGCGTAGCTTCCTGGAAGAGCGTCTGAAAAACGCCTCCGTGAGCCGCATTAATATCGAGCGTCCAGCTAATAACGCCCGCATCACCATTCACACTGCCCGTCCGGGTATCGTGATTGGCAAGAAGGGTGAAGACGTTGATCGTCTGCGTCGTGATCTCGGCGAGATGATGGGCGTACCGGTTCATGTGAACATCGAAGAAGTTCGCAAGCCGGAACTGGATGCCAAACTGGTAGCTGCTAACGTTGCCGGTCAGCTCGAACGCCGTGTCATGTTCCGTCGCGCTATGAAGCGTGCGGTACAGAACGCAATGCGTCTCGGTGCTGGCGGTATCAAGATCCAGCTGTCAGGCCGCTTGGGTGGTGCTGAAATCGCACGTACTGAATGGTACCGCGAAGGTCGCGTTCCGCTGCACACGTTGCGTGCGGATATCGACTACGCCACTTACGAAGCTCACACCACCTACGGCGTTATCGGCGTCAAAGTGTGGATCTTCAAGGGTGAAATCCTCGGTGGTATCGAGGAAGTACGTGCCAGGGCCAAGCAACAGCCCGCCGGCAACGCGCCCAAGAAGAAAGGTTCCAAGTAAGGGGAGAGCGAGTCGATGTTACAGCCCAAGCGTTTAAAATTCCGTAAAGTGCAGAAAGGTCGTAACCGCGGCCTGGCACAGCGCGGAAGCAAGATTAGCTTCGGGGAGTATGGCCTCAAGGCTACCGGTCGCGGCCGCATCACTGCGCGTCAGATCGAAGCCGGCCGTCGTGCGATCACACGTCACGTTAAGCGTGGCGGCAAGATCTGGATCCGCGTATTCCCTGATAAGCCGATCTCCAAAAAGCCACTCGAAGTTCGTATGGGTAAAGGTAAAGGTTCAGTCGAGTACTGGGTAGCCCAAATCCAGCCGGGTCGGGTCCTGTATGAGATTGAAGGTGTGTCAGAAGAGCTCGCGCGTGAAGCGTTTGAGCTGGCCGCCCAGAAAATGCCCATATCCACCACCTTTGCGAAACGGACGGTGATGTGATGAAAGCCCAAGAAATTCGTGAAAAGTCAGTCGGAGAGCTTCAGGAACAGCTCCTCGAACTCCTCCGCGAGCAGTTTAACCTGCGCATGCAGAAGGCCACCGGCCAACTGAGCCAGACTCATCTGCTCAAGCAGGTCCGTCGGGATATTGCCCGCGTGAAGACTGTGCTTAACGAGAAGGCAGGTGACTGAGATGGCCGAAGAAAAGAAAGCCCGTACACTCACCGGTAAAGTGGTGAGTGACAAGATGGACAAGTCCATCGTCGTAATGATCGAGCGTCGTGAGCGTCACCCGATCTACGGAAAATACGTAAAGCGCTCCACCAAGTTGCACGCCCACGATGAGTCGAATCAGGCGAAGGCTGGCGACACGGTCTCTATTCAAGAGTGCCGTCCGCTGTCCAAGAAGAAAGCCTGGACCCTCATTGAGGTGGTCGAGCAGGCTAAAGGTTAATTGCCTGCGCCTGTTCAACCAGTGCAGTCAGATTAGGTTTGGAGAAAACCGATGATTCAGACTCAGACAATGCTGGATGTCGCTGACAACAGCGGAGCGCGCCGGGTGCAATGCATCAAGGTGTTAGGCGGTTCACACCGCCGCTACGCTCGCGTTGGTGACGTCATCAAAGTATCAGTAAAAGAGGCGATCCCGCGTGGCAAGGTCAAGAAAGGCCAGGTCATGAAAGCGGTTGTCGTCCGTACCAAGAGCGGCGTCCGTCGTCCTGACGGTTCGCTGATCCGTTTCGACGGGAATGCGGCGGTTCTGTTGAATAACACCAACGAACAGCCGGTCGGGACCCGTATTTTCGGGCCGGTCACTCGTGAACTTCGTAATGAAAAGTTCATGAAGATCATTTCCTTGGCGCCTGAAGTGCTGTAAGGAGCGAGGCGGATATGCAAAAGATCAAACGTGACGATGAAGTCATCGTCATCGCCGGGAAGGATAAAGGCAAGCGTGGCACCGTTAAGCGGGTATTAGAAAACCGTTTTGTGGTGTCCGGTGTGAATATGATCAAGCGTCACACCAAGCCAAATCCCATGGCGGGAAATCAGGGCGGTATCGTTGAGCGTGAGGCTCCGATTCACGCGTCCAACGTAGCCATCTTCAATTCGGAGACCGGTAAGGCGGATCGCGTCGGGTTCCAAGTCCAGGAAGACGGTACCAAGGTACGTATCTACAAGTCGACGCAGACGCAGATCGACGCCTAACGTGAGTCGGGTAGCAAAATGGCGAACTTGAAAGAACGTTATCAAAACGAGGTTGTAGCTAAACTGAAAGAAGAGTTCAGCTACGCCAACGTAATGCAGGTACCCCGGATCACGAAAGTGACCCTTAATATGGGTATCGGTGAAGCGGTCAGCGATAAAAAGCTGATCGATAATGCCATCGGCGATCTGGAGAAGCTTTCCGGTCAAAAGCCGCTGGTGACCAAGGCACGCAAGTCCATCGCGGGCTTCAAGGTGCGTGAAGGTTGGCCTATCGGTGTCAAGGTCACACTGCGCAGCGAGCGTATGTGGGACTTCCTGGACCGTCTGGTCAACATCGCGATTCCTCGCGTGCGTGACTTCCGTGGTCTCAACCCGAAGTCTTTTGACGGTCGTGGCAATTACTCAATGGGTGTGCGTGAGCAGATCATCTTCCCGGAGCTCGAGTATGATAAGATCGATCGTATCCGGGGGTTGGATGTCACCATCACCACTACCGCCAACACCGATGAGGAAGGTCGTGCACTCTTGCGTGCGCTGAACTTCCCCTTCAAAAAATAAGGGTTGGATCATGGCAAAGAAAAGCATGGTAGAGCGTGAGCTCAAGCGCACAAACCTGGTAGCCAAATACGCTGCCAAGCGCGCTGAACTCAAAGCAATCATCCAGGACGTTAACGCTTCCGACGAAGAGCGCTTCGACGCGCAGCTTAAGCTGCAGCAACTGCCGCGCGATTCAAGCCCGGTACGTCAGCGTAATCGCTGCCGCGTTACCGGCCGTCCGCACGGTTTCTATAACAAGTTCGGCCTCGGCCGTAACAAGCTGCGTGAAGCCGCCATGCGTGGCGACGTCCCTGGCCTTAAAAAGTCCAGCTGGTAAGTGCCACGTAGAATCATCAGGAGCGCACATTAAATGAGCATGCAAGACACTCTGGCGGATATGTTTACCCGTATCCGCAATGCGCAGATGGCCACCAAGGAGACGGCAACCATGCCGTCCTCCAAGTTGAAAGTGGAAGTGGCCCGCGTGCTGAAAGAAGAGGGCTACATCACTGATTACTCAGTGGCTGAAAGCAGCAAGCCCGAATTGACCGTGACTCTCAAGTACTTTGAGGGCAAGCCGGTTATCGACCACATCCAGCGGGTTTCCAAGCCGTCTCTGCGCCAGTATAAGGGCAAAGACAACCTGCCCAAGGTCGCCGATGGTCTGGGTATCGCGATTGTCACCACCTCCAATGGTGTGATGACCGATCGTGCCGCACGCCAGGCGGGTGTCGGTGGCGAAGTCATCTGCACCGTATTCTAGGAGGCTGGAATGTCCCGCATAGCGAAATATCCGGTTAAACTGCCCGCTGGCGTTGAGGTCAAGCTTGACGCAGGCACAGTGACCGTCAAAGGTGGTCAAGGTACGCTTTCCATGCAGATTCACGATGATGTCGTGATCGCGCAGGAAGACGGCCAGCTGACCTTCGCGCCGAGTGAATCGGCGAAAAGCTGGGCAATGGCCGGTACTACCCGCGCCTTGGTTCAGAACCTGGTCACGGGCGTATCCGAGGGTTTTACAAGATCCCTCGAAATTGTTGGCGTCGGTTATCGTGCCCAAGTAAAGGGCCAGACGCTCAATCTTTCACTGGGCTTCTCGCACCCGGTCGACTACGAACTGCCTGAAGGTGTCTCAGCGGAAACGCCGAAGAACACCGTTATCGTGCTGAAAAGCGCGGACAAGCAGAAGCTCGGTCAGTGCGCCGCGGAAATCCGCGCCTTCCGTCCCCCTGAGCCGTATAAAGGCAAGGGTGTTCGGTACGCCGACGAGCAGGTGCGTCGCAAAGAAGCCAAGAAGAAGTAAGGCAGGGTTATGAACGCGAAGAAAGAATCTCGTCTCCGTCGTGCCCGCCGTGCTCGCGCCAAGATCCGCGAGCTAGGCGCGTTCCGCCTGTGCGTCAACCGTACCCCGCGTCACATCTATGCGCAGATTATCTCGCCGGATGGTGGCAAAGTGCTGGCCAGTGCATCTACGCTGGACAAAGCGCTTCGCGAGGGTGCAACCGGTAATACAGAGGCTGCCACGAAAGTCGGCGCCCTGATTGCCGAACGCGCAAAAGAAGCAGGCATCACCCAGGTGGCCTTCGATCGTGCTGGCTTTATGTATCACGGTCGCGTCAAGGCTCTGGCCGACGCCGCACGTGAAGGCGGCCTGGAATTCTAAAGGGTTTTACGATGGCGAAGAACGAACAGCAAAACGGTGATCTGCAGGAAAAGCTCGTGCAGGTCAACCGTGTCGCCAAGGTGGTCAAGGGTGGTCGTATTTTCGGCTTTACCGCACTGACCGTCGTTGGTGATGGTAAAGGTCGTGTCGGCTTTGGTCGTGGTAAGGCACGTGAAGTGCCGGTTGCCATTCAAAAGGCGATGGAACAAGCGCGTCGCAACATGGTCAAGGTAAACCTTGCAGGCCACACGCTGCAGTACCCGGTAAAAGCCCGTCACGGTGCTTCCAAGGTGTACATGCAGCCGGCTTCCGAAGGTACCGGTATCATCGCAGGCGGCGCCATGCGCTCAGTACTTGAGCTCGCTGGCGTCCACGATGTACTGGCCAAGTGCTACGGTTCTACCAACCCGGTCAACGTTGTCCGCGCAACCGTCAATGGTCTCGCGTCAATGCAGGCACCGGAAGACGTGGCTGCCAAGCGTGGCCTGTCTGTCGAAGCGATCACGGGGTGAATACCATGGCAGCAACGATCAAGGTTACCCAGGTCCGCAGCACCATCGGCATTCTGCCCAAGCACAAAGCCACTATCATGGGCTTGGGTCTGCGTCGCATCGGTCACACGGTTGAACTGGAAGACACCCCCGCCGTACGCGGCATGATCCACAAGGTAACCTACCTTGTGCGCGTTGAGGGAGAGTAATCCATGAAACTCAATACTCTGAGCCCGGCACCGGGCTCAAAGCAGGCTGAAAAGCGTGTTGGTCGTGGTATCGGTTCCGGTCTGGGTAAGACCGGTGGCCGTGGCCACAAAGGCCAGAAATCACGCAGTGGCGGCAGCGTCAAGCCAGGTTTTGAAGGCGGTCAGATGCCGTTGCAGCGTCGCCTGCCGAAATTTGGTTTTACCTCTGCCAAGTCACTGGTATCTGAAGAAGTGCGTGTGGCTGAGCTGGCGAAAGTAGCCGGTGATGAAGTCACTTTGGACACACTGAAAGATGCCAACGTGCTGAAGGACTCTACGCGTCATGCGAAGATTATCCTGTCAGGCGATCTCAACAAAGCGGTTACGGTTCGCGGCATCAAGTGCACCAAGGGTGCGCGGGCTGCTATCGAAGCCGCTGGCGGAAAGGTAGAGGACTAAATGGCCAAGTCAGGAAATATGCCGGCGATGGGCAGCGGTCTGAGTGAACTATGGGCGCGTCTGCGCTTCGTGCTCCTCGCCATTGTGGTCTACCGTATCGGTGCCCACATTCCCGTACCCGGTATCAATCCTGACCAGCTTGCTGCCTTGTTCAGGGAGCAACAGGGCACCATTCTGGGCATGTTCAACATGTTCTCGGGTGGTGCACTGGAGCGCATGAGTGTCCTCGCGCTGGGTATAATGCCCTATATTTCCGCGTCGATTATCATGCAGCTGATGTCCGCGGTTTCTCCTCATCTTGAACAGCTCAAGAAGGAAGGGGAAGCCGGCCGCCGCAAGATCAGTCAGTACACCCGCTACGGCACGGTGATACTGGCATTGGTTCAGGCCACCGGTATGTCGGTGGGCTTGGCTAGTCAGGGAATTGCCTACAGCGCTGACTTCAGCTTCTATTTCACTGCTATTGTCACCTTTGTGTCAGGTGCGGTGTTCATGATGTGGCTGGGCGAGCAGATTACCGAAAAAGGCATCGGCAACGGTATCTCACTGCTGATCTTTGCCGGTATCGTCGCCGGGCTTCCTGGTGGCATCGGTCAGGCTTTCGAGCTTGCCCGTAATGAAGGCGCCTGGAATGTACTGCCGCTGTTGGCTTTGTCTGCACTAGGTATCGCCACTGTGGCGTTCGTGGTATTCATCGAGCGCGGCCAACGCCGCCTCAAGGTGAACTATCCACGTCGTCAGGTGGGAAACAAGATGTATGCAGGCCAAAGCAGTTATCTGCCTCTGAAAGTCAATATGGCCGGGGTAATTCCGGCTATCTTTGCTTCCAGTATTCTACTGTTTCCGGCGTCGATCGGTCAGTGGATGGGGGCAGGTGAAGGCATGGAGTGGCTGCAGCGCGCATCACAGGCGCTCGGCCCGGGTCAACCGCTTTATATCTTGCTTTTCGCGGCGGCAGTGGTATTCTTCTGCTTCTTTTACACAGCGCTGGTCTTTAACCCTAAAGATGTGGCTGACAATCTTAAAAAGTCAGGCGCCTTCTTGCCGGGTATACGTCCAGGTGAGCAGACTGCTCGCTACATAGATAAGGTTATGACACGTCTGACCTTGTTCGGTGCACTGTACATCACCGCAGTTTCTCTGATGCCCCAGTTTTTGATTGTGGCCTGGAATGTTCCGTTCTTCTTTGGCGGTACATCCCTGTTGATTGTCGTGGTGGTTATCATGGACTTCATGGCTCAGGTGCAATCGCATTTGATGTCCAATCAGTACGATTCAGTAATGAAGAAGTCCAACCTGAAAGGCTACGGCAGCGGCGGCATCATGCGCTGAGGCGATGTCCAACGCTTTAATACCCGTGAGGGAAGCCCCTCGGCAAACAGTGCCGAGGGCGCACCGCGAGACGGTTTTTGGAGAAAGATCGATGAAAGTTCGAGCTTCCGTAAAGAAAATGTGCCGTAACTGCAAGATTATCCGTCGCAATGGCGCTGTACGCGTTATTTGCACGGAGCCTCGGCACAAGCAGCGTCAGGGTTAATCCTGGCCTGAACATGCTGGCGTCAGGGTCTCTGCTACCTGGCTGGTTGCATTGCTTGCAATTCAGTTCTGGTAGAGGTATCCTGTTGCGCCTTTTAAAGATGAACAAACGAGCAAGCCGCTCAAACTTCGGAGTAAGCTGATGGCCCGTATTGCAGGCGTCAATATCCCGGACAACAAGCATGCGGCGATCTCGCTGACCTACATCTTCGGGATTGGCCGTACCCGTGCTGAGCACATCTGTGCTGCAGCCGGCATCGCGCCGACTACCAAGATTCAGAACCTGTCCAGTGAAGAACTGGATACCGTTCGTTCTGAAGTTGGTAAGTATACCGTAGAAGGCGACCTACGCCGTGATGTCACGCTGAATATCAAGCGTCTCATGGATTTAGGTTGCTACCGTGGTCTGCGTCATCGCCGTAGTCTTCCGCTGCGTGGTCAGCGGACCAAGACTAACGCGCGTACCCGTAAGGGCCCGCGTAAGCCGATCCGCAAATAATACGCAGGCTCTTTAATAGAGAGTTGGCGTAAAGACAGGAATAGACATCAACATGGCTAACCCGCGTAGTAACCGTAAAAAGGTTAAAAAGCAGGTAGTGGACGCCGTAGCGCATATCCACGCCTCTTTTAACAACACGATCGTGACGATCACAGACCGCCAGGGCAATGCTCTTTCATGGGCAACTGCCGGTGGTTCGGGTTTTCGTGGTTCTCGCAAGAGCACCCCGTTTGCTGCTCAAGTAGCAAGTGAACGTGCAGCAACTGCTGCAGCCGAGTATGGTGTGAAAAACGTCGATGTGCTGGTCAAAGGCCCAGGTCCCGGTCGTGAATCCGCCGTGCGCGCTCTTAATGCCGCCGGCTTCCGCGTGCAAAGCATCACTGACGCGACGCCCATTCCCCATAATGGCTGCCGTCCGCCTAAGAAACGCCGCGTTTAAGGAGACAGATTCATGGCTCGTTATATTGGACCGAAGTGCAAACTGTCTCGTCGTGAAGGCACAGACCTCTTTTTGAAGAGCGGTGTGACTCCCTTCGAGAAAAAGTGTAAATCCGAACAGATTCCGGGTGTACACGGCCAGCGTCGTCAGCGTCTTTCCGACTACGGCTTGCAGCTTCGCGAGAAGCAGAAAGTGCGCCGTATGTATGGCGTACTCGAAAAGCAGTTCCGTAACTACTACAAAGAAGCCGCTCGCCTGAAAGGTGCGACGGGTGAAGTATTGTTGCAGTTGCTCGAATCCCGACTGGATAACGTCGTCTACCGCATGGGCTTTGGCTCGACCCGCTCAGAAGCACGTCAGCTGGTCAGTCATAAGGCAATTGCTGTGAACGGCAAAACCGTTAACGTGGCTTCCTATCAGGTCAAGCCAGGTGACGTTGTTTCCGTTCGCGAAAAGGCGAAGAATCAGGCTCGCATTCAAAGCGCTATGGCCCTAGCGGCCAACCGTGGCGATGTGATCTGGATCGAAACAGACGCCAAGAAGATGGAAGGCACTTTCAAGGCTCTGCCTGAACGCGGTGACCTGACTGCCGACATCAACGAAAATCTGATCGTCGAGCTGTACTCGAAGTAAGTCTTGACTGGCTTCTTCATGTCCGGGCGTGGTGCCTAACCCGCCCGGTTATTCTGGATTGTCCTACTGACTTTCCAGAGTGCTCAGAACCCGTTTGGCAGCCTGAAAGGTGTTTTTATGCAGCGTTCAGTGACAGAGTTTCTCCGTCCTCGCGACATCAAGGTCGAAGAAATTAGCGCACATCATGCCAAGATCGTTCTCGAACCGTTCGAGCGCGGCTTTGGTCACACTCTTGGGAATGCACTGCGTCGCATTCTGCTTTCGTCCATGCCCGGTGCCGCCGTGGTTGAGGCTGAAATTGCAGGTGTCGAGCATGAATACAGTGCCATCGAAGGAGTGCAGGAGGACGTTATCGAAATCCTCCTGAACCTTAAAGATGTTGCGATCAAGATGCACAGCCGCGATGAGGCGGTGCTCTCGCTGAACAAGCAGGGCCCAGCCGTCGTCACTGCTGGCGACATTGCACTTGATCACAGCGTTGAAATCGTCAACCCGGATCACGTCATTGCGCACGTAAACGAAGGTGCCGAGCTGAAAATTCAGCTTAAAGTGGCACTGGGGCGCGGCTACGAGCCTGCTGATGTTCGTGGTTCAGATGATGAATCACGGGCGATTGGCCGCCTGCAGCTGGATGCTACTTTCAGCCCTGTGCGTCGTGTTTCTTATGCCGTTGAAGCAGCCCGTGTCGAGCAGCGTACTGACCTCGATAAGCTGATTATCGATCTGGAAACAGATGGCACCCTGGATCCAGAAGAGGCTATCCGCCGCAGTGCGACCATCCTGCAAGAGCAGTTGGCCGCCTTCGTTGACCTTGAAGCTGATAAAGAGCAAGAAGTCGAAGAGGAAGAGGATCATGTTGATCCGATTCTACTGCGCCCCGTAGACGATCTTGAGTTGACTGTTCGCAGCGCGAACTGCCTGAAAGCCGAGAATATCTATTACATTGGTGATCTGATTCAGCGTACCGAAGTTGAGCTGCTGAAGACACCCAATCTCGGCAAGAAGTCCTTGAATGAAATCAAGGATGTACTGGCAGCACGTGGCTTGTCCCTCGGCATGCGGTTAGAGAACTGGCCGCCAGCAAGCCTGAAGGACGACAAGGCCTCCGCGTGAGCGTCATCTTGAGTCCCAGTTTGGTAAGGAATCACAACCATGCGTCATCGTAAGAGTGGTCGTCATTTAAATCGTACCAGCTCGCACCGTCAGGCCATGTTCAAGAACATGTCTGTATCACTGGTCGAGCATGAAATTATCAAGACAACCCTGCCGAAAGCCAAAGAGTTGCGTCGCGTCATTGAGCCGCTGATTACTCTGGCCAAGCAGGATAGCGTTGCCAACCGTCGTCTGGCGTTTTCCCGCACGCGTTCCAAGGAAACTGTGGGCAAACTGTTCAACGAACTGGGTCCGCGTTATGCCGAGCGTCCGGGTGGTTACATCCGTATTCTCAAGTGCGGTTTCCGCACTGGTGATAACGCACCAATGGCTTACGTTGAACTGGTAGACCGCCCCATGGTGGAAGACGTCGCCGTCGAAGATTAAGTTCTGTTTCGACGCAAGGGTGACGGTAAAACCGGCCTGATATCTCTGGCATAATGCCAGCGACTATCAGGCCGGTTTTTTTTGCTGCATTTTTTATATTGCTGATGTGACTGGATGACAGATACAGATAGCTTAAAAACCGCTATTCTCTATGTCAGTAATAGCAGTAACGCTCACCCAGTTACTGGATAGTTTGTTATCAACAAGGAACTCAGAGGGCTTGATCATGCAGGCTGGCAATTGTTCGAACGCTCAGCATCGTAGCGCCTATCGGCCAGGTGCCTCTATCATGCTGGCTGTCTTGATACTGCTGATACTGTCAGTATCTTCCGGCGTGCAGGCAAACCCCCGCTATGCCGGTATCGTGGTTGATCTGGACAATGGTGAAGTGCTCTACGCTGAAAACGCTGACGAGCGCCGCTACCCGGCTTCCCTGGTCAAGATGATGACGCTTTACATGACGTTTGAAGCATTGGAAAGCGGCCGCCTGTCATTGCATCAACCGCTGCCCGTATCGGCCTATGCCGCTGCTAAGCCAGCCGTTAAATTATGGTTGCCAGCGGGCAGCACTATTACGGTTGATCAGGCCATTCGCGCCCTGGCCGTGCGTTCTGCCAACGACGTGGCTGCCGTTCTTGCAGAAGCACTAGGTGGTTCTGAAGGCATGTTTGCGCTACAGATGACCGAACGTGCCCGTGAACTTGGTATGACCGCCACCACCTTCAAAAACGCCTCCGGCCTGCCTGATAGCGGCCAGGTGACCACAGCCCGAGACATGGTGCGCCTTGCGGTGGAAGTGATGGATGATTTTCCGCAGTACTATCATTACTTTGCGCTGCAATCCTTCAGCTTTAATGGCAA from Halomonas sp. CH40 includes these protein-coding regions:
- the rplD gene encoding 50S ribosomal protein L4; amino-acid sequence: MNLNLAAGAGTVEVADTTFGKEFNEALVHQVVTAYLAGGRQGTRAQKNRSDVRGGGKKPWRQKGTGRARAGTIRSPLWRSGGVTFAASPQDHSQKVNRKMYRAAMRSILSELVRQERLVAVEEFLVDAPKTKQVAAKLKELDLEKVLIVTEEVDEKLYLAARNLPHVDVVDVAAADPVSLVAFDKVLVTVSALRKFEEKLA
- the rplW gene encoding 50S ribosomal protein L23 → MNQERVFKVLLGPHVTEKAAMAAERNQYVFKVASDATKPEIKKAVEALFDKKVASVQTLNVKGKTKRTANGVGMRKGYRKAYVTLAAGETLEDFSGAE
- the rplB gene encoding 50S ribosomal protein L2, which codes for MAIVKTKPTSAGRRHVVKIVGETLYKGRAYAPLLEKQSKSGGRNNYGRITTRHVGGGHRQHYRLIDFKRTKDGIPATVERLEHDPNRSAHIALLKYADGERRYIIAPKGVSAGDVLESGVNAPIRKGNALPLRNIPLGSTVHGIELKPGKGAQIARSAGTSAQLVAREGNYATLRLRSGEMRKVLAECRATLGEVSNSEHSLRQLGKAGAKRWRGVRPTVRGVAMNPVDHPHGGGEGRTSGGRHPVTPWGVPTKGHKTRKNKRTDKLIIRRRKAR
- the rpsS gene encoding 30S ribosomal protein S19, whose translation is MPRSLKKGPFIDLHLLKKVEVAVEKNDRKPIKTWSRRSMILPNMVGLTIAVHNGRQHVPVHVSEEMVGHKLGEFAATRTYRGHVADKKAKR
- the rplV gene encoding 50S ribosomal protein L22 → MEVTAKLRGARLSAQKARLVADQVRGKPVAEALDLLTFSPKKAAKLVKKVLQSAIANAEENNGMDIDELRVSTICVDEGMTLKRIKPRAKGRADRILKRTCHITVKVAEK
- the rpsC gene encoding 30S ribosomal protein S3, whose amino-acid sequence is MGQKVNPTGIRLGIVKDHASVWYAERGAYADKLNNDLAVRSFLEERLKNASVSRINIERPANNARITIHTARPGIVIGKKGEDVDRLRRDLGEMMGVPVHVNIEEVRKPELDAKLVAANVAGQLERRVMFRRAMKRAVQNAMRLGAGGIKIQLSGRLGGAEIARTEWYREGRVPLHTLRADIDYATYEAHTTYGVIGVKVWIFKGEILGGIEEVRARAKQQPAGNAPKKKGSK
- the rplP gene encoding 50S ribosomal protein L16, coding for MLQPKRLKFRKVQKGRNRGLAQRGSKISFGEYGLKATGRGRITARQIEAGRRAITRHVKRGGKIWIRVFPDKPISKKPLEVRMGKGKGSVEYWVAQIQPGRVLYEIEGVSEELAREAFELAAQKMPISTTFAKRTVM
- the rpmC gene encoding 50S ribosomal protein L29, which encodes MKAQEIREKSVGELQEQLLELLREQFNLRMQKATGQLSQTHLLKQVRRDIARVKTVLNEKAGD
- the rpsQ gene encoding 30S ribosomal protein S17, whose protein sequence is MAEEKKARTLTGKVVSDKMDKSIVVMIERRERHPIYGKYVKRSTKLHAHDESNQAKAGDTVSIQECRPLSKKKAWTLIEVVEQAKG
- the rplN gene encoding 50S ribosomal protein L14, with product MIQTQTMLDVADNSGARRVQCIKVLGGSHRRYARVGDVIKVSVKEAIPRGKVKKGQVMKAVVVRTKSGVRRPDGSLIRFDGNAAVLLNNTNEQPVGTRIFGPVTRELRNEKFMKIISLAPEVL
- the rplX gene encoding 50S ribosomal protein L24 codes for the protein MQKIKRDDEVIVIAGKDKGKRGTVKRVLENRFVVSGVNMIKRHTKPNPMAGNQGGIVEREAPIHASNVAIFNSETGKADRVGFQVQEDGTKVRIYKSTQTQIDA
- the rplE gene encoding 50S ribosomal protein L5, which codes for MANLKERYQNEVVAKLKEEFSYANVMQVPRITKVTLNMGIGEAVSDKKLIDNAIGDLEKLSGQKPLVTKARKSIAGFKVREGWPIGVKVTLRSERMWDFLDRLVNIAIPRVRDFRGLNPKSFDGRGNYSMGVREQIIFPELEYDKIDRIRGLDVTITTTANTDEEGRALLRALNFPFKK
- the rpsN gene encoding 30S ribosomal protein S14; the protein is MAKKSMVERELKRTNLVAKYAAKRAELKAIIQDVNASDEERFDAQLKLQQLPRDSSPVRQRNRCRVTGRPHGFYNKFGLGRNKLREAAMRGDVPGLKKSSW